The following DNA comes from Enterobacter sp. SA187.
TCACGGCGCAAAGCCTGGATGAAAGCCTCGAATGGGCGGACGTGGTGGTCGTGGGGCCGGGTCTCGGGCAACAGGCGTGGGGCAAAGACGCCCTGCGTAAAATTGAGAATTTTCGCAAACCCATGCTGTGGGACGCTGACGCACTGAACCTTCTGGCAATCAATCCCGATAAACGTCACAATCGCATCCTGACGCCGCACCCCGGCGAAGCTGCACGGCTACTGAACTGTAGCGTTGCAGAAATTGAAAGTGATCGCTTACTTTCAGCCCGACGTCTGGTAAAACGTTATGGGGGTGTTGTGGTGCTGAAAGGCGCGGGCACGGTTATCGCCTGCGAGAACGGCGAGACGGGCATCATTGATGCCGGAAATGCCGGGATGGGCAGCGGCGGCATGGGCGATGTGCTCTCTGGTATTATTGGCGCGCTCGCAGGGCAAAAATTCTCCCTGTACGATGCCGCCTGTGCAGGCTGCGTAGCACATGGCGCCGCTGCCGACAGGCTCGCGGCGCGTTATGGCACGCGCGGCATGTTAGCGACCGATCTTTTTTCCACGCTTCGGCGTGTAGTTAACCCGGATGTGATTGACGTAAACCATGATTAATCGAGTGATCCCTTTACCTGACGAAGAAGCAACCTTAGATCTTGGCCAGCGCGTGGCGCAGGCCTGCGATGGCGCGACGGTCATCTATCTGTATGGCGATCTGGGGGCGGGTAAGACCACGTTCAGCCGGGGCTTTTTGCAGGCGCTCGGGCATAACGGCAACGTGAAAAGCCCGACCTATACGCTGGTCGAGCCTTATACCCTCGACAAACTGATGGTCTATCACTTTGACCTGTACCGGCTCGCCGATCCGGAAGAACTGGAATTTATGGGTATCCGCGACTACTTTGGCCGCGACGCAATCTGCCTTGTCGAATGGCCGCAACAAGGCGCGGGCGTGCTGCCTGAACCGGATATCGAAATCCATATGTCATACCAGGCACAAGGGCGTGAGGCGTGCATTTCTGCCGTTTCCTCATCGGGTAATTCGTTACTGGCGCGACTGGCCGGTTAACTGTAGGAATGGCGGGATGATCAATCGCGTTAAAAGCTGGTTCGCGACAATACTGCTGCTGGCCTGTACCCAGGCAGGAGCAGCAACCTTATCCGATATTCAGGTGTCCAATGGCAATGATCAGGCGCGCATCACCCTGAGCTTTATGGGCGATCCGGAATACGCCTTTTCCCAGGACAGCAAACGCAGCGTGGCGCTGGACATCAAACAGACCGGCGTGATCCAGGGGTTGCCGCTGCAATTTAGCGGTAATAACCTGGTGAAGGCTATCCGCTCTGGTACGCCGAAAGATAATCAGTCCCTGCGCCTGGTGGTCGACCTGACGCAGAACGGTAAAACCCGTGCGGTGAAGCAGCAAAACGGCGCCAGCTATACCGTGGTCTTTACCATTAATGCCGATGCACCACCGCCCCCTCCGCCTCCGCCGCCGGTTGTGGTGAAGCGCGTCGAGACGCCAGCCGTTGCGCCCGCTATTGCGCCGCGTCCGGCAGAGCCTGCCCGCAATCCTTTTAAAAATGAAAACGACCGCGTAACGAGCGTGACCAGCAGTAATACGGTGACCCGCCCGGCCATGCGCTCGCGCAGCGCGTCCGGTGACAAAGTGATCATCGCCATTGATGCCGGACACGGCGGCCAGGATCCGGGCGCTATCGGCCCCGGCGGGACGCGTGAGAAAAACGTCACCATGGCGATTGCCCGCAAACTGCGCGCGTTGCTTAATGACGATCCGATGTTTAAAGGCGTGCTCACCCGCGACGGCGATTACTTTATTTCGGTGATGGGCCGCTCCGACGTGGCGCGTAAACAGAACGCGAACTTCCTGGTGTCGATCCATGCGGATGCCGCGCCGAACCGTGACGCCACCGGCGCGTCCGTATGGGTGCTGTCTAACCGTCGCGCCAACAGCGAAATGGCCAGCTGGCTGGAGCAGCATGAGAAGCAGTCCGAACTGCTGGGCGGGGCAGGGGATGTGCTGGCGAACAGCCAGTCCGATCCCTACCTGAGCCAGGCGGTGCTGGATTTGCAGTTCGGTCATTCCCAGCGTGTCGGGTATGATGTCGCCGTGAATATGCTCGGCCAGCTACAGCGCATTGGTTCGCTGCATAAACGCCGCCCGGAACATGCCAGCCTCGGCGTGCTGCGCTCGCCGGATATTCCATCGGTGCTGGTGGAAACGGGCTTTATCAGTAACAACAGCGAAGAGCGCCTGCTGGGCAGCGATGACTATCAGCAGCAGCTGGCGGAAGCCATTTATAACGGTTTGCGCCAGTACTTCCAGGCGCATCCGATCCAGTCGGCCCCGCAGGGCGGTGCCGGCCAGACGGCGAGTGCCGCTTCCTCGGGCGGCGCGTTCTTTAACTAAGGAGATTTCATGCCGATTCAGGTTTTGCCGCCACAGCTTGCGAACCAGATCGCCGCAGGCGAAGTGGTGGAACGTCCTGCGTCGGTTGTGAAAGAGCTGGTGGAAAACAGCCTTGATGCCGGGGCGACCCGCATTGACATTGATATCGAACGCGGTGGCGCGAAGCTTATCCGCATCCGCGATAACGGCTGCGGCATCAAAAAGGATGAGCTGGCGCTGGCGCTGGCGCGTCATGCCACCAGTAAAATCGCCTCCCTCGACGATCTGGAAGCCATTATCAGCCTTGGCTTTCGCGGCGAGGCGCTGGCCAGCATCAGCTCGGTATCCCGCCTGACGCTGACCTCGCGCACAGCAGATCAGCCCGAAGCCTGGCAGGCTTACGCCGAAGGGCGCGACATGGACGTAACGGTCAAACCCGCCGCGCATCCGGTGGGGACGACGCTGGAAGTGCTGGATCTCTTTTATAACACCCCCGCCCGCCGCAAATTTATGCGTACCGAGAAGACCGAATTCGGACATATCGATGAGGTGATCCGCCGTATCGCGCTGGCGCGTTTTGACGTCACCATCAACCTGAACCACAACGGGAAGATGGTGCGACAGTATCGTGCCGTCCCACCAGGCGGACAGAAAGAACGCCGTCTCGGCGCGATCTGCGGCGTGCCTTTTATCGAACAGGCGCTGCAAATCGAATGGCAGCACGGCGATCTGGGGATGCGCGGCTGGGTGGCGGATCCGCAGTCCACCACCTCCGCCTTCGCCGAGATCCAGTACTGCTACGTCAATGGTCGTATGATGCGCGATCGCCTGATCAATCATGCGATCCGCCAGGCCTGTGAGGATAAACTCGGCGCCGATCAGCAACCGGCGTTTGTGCTCTATCTCGAGATCGATCCGCATCAGGTGGACGTCAACGTCCATCCGGCCAAGCATGAAGTGCGTTTCCACCAGTCGCGGCTGGTACATGATTTTATCTATCAGGGCGTATTGAGCGTCCTGCAACAACGGCTGGATACGGCGCTACCGCTGGCCGACGCGCCGGAACCGCGCAGTATGCCGGAAAACCGCATCGCGGCGGGTAAAAACCAGTTCGCCAGCCCGGCGGTCGCCCGCGAGCCTGCGCCGGAGCGTTATACCGCACCGGCGGCCGCGCCGCGCGCTGGACAGGGTGGCGGGCAAAGCAGCGGTGGCGCAGGCTGGCCGAACGCCCAGCCGGGCTATCAGAAACAGCAGGGGGCGTTATATCGCCAGTTGCTGGAGACGCCCGCCGTTGAGCGTAGCGCGCCAGCCCCCGAACCCACACCCTCCGCCGTTGACGCGCACAGCCAGAGCTTTGGCCGCGTGCTGACGATTATCGGCCAGGATTGCGCCCTGCTGGAGCGCGACGGGGCGTTATTCCTGCTGGCGTTGCCGGTGGCGGAGCGCTGGTACAAACAGGCACAGCTGACGCCGGGTAATACAGCGGCCTGCGCACAGCCGCTCTTGATCCCGGTTCGCCTGAAAGTCAGCGCTGACGAGCGCGCGGCGCTGCAACGTGCACAGGCAATGCTGGCCGACATGGGCATCGAATTTATGTCCGATGCCCATCATGTGACCATTCGCGCCGTGCCTTTACCCTTACGCCAACAAAATTTACAAATCTTGATTCCTGAACTGATAGGCTACCTGGCGCAGCAAACAACGTTAGACGCGGCGAACACCGCCCAGTGGATTGCCCGTAAGCTTGAGAGCGTCCACCCGCAGTGGAGTGTGGCTCAGGCCATCACGGTGATCGCCGATGTCGAACGTCTTTGCCCGCAGCTGGTGAAAACCCCGCCGGGTGGCCTGGTTCAACCTGTTGATTTACATTCGGCGATGAACGCCCTGAGACATGACTGACCAGAGTATGGCGAGCCTGCCTAAGGCAATTTTTTTAATGGGGCCAACAGCCTCCGGCAAAACGGCGTTAGCCATTGAGTTGCGTAAAGTTTTGCCAGTAGAGTTGATAAGCGTCGATTCTGCCCTTATTTATCAGGGAATGGATATCGGCACCGCAAAGCCGGATGCCGACGAATTACGCGCGGCGCCGCACCGGTTGCTGGATATTCTCGACCCGGCGCAGGCCTATTCTGCGGCTGATTTTCGCCGCGATGCCCTGGCGCATATGGCAGAGATCACCGCCGCCGGGCGTATTCCGTTACTGGTGGGCGGCACCATGCTCTATTTTAAGGCGCTGCTGGAAGGGTTATCTCCCTTGCCGTCAGCGGATCCGGCGGTAAGAGCTAAAATTGAACAACAGGCGGCCGAGCTGGGATGGGACGCACTGCACAGGCAACTGCTGGAGATAGATCCGGTGGCCGGTGCGCGAATTCATCCAAATGATCCGCAAAGGCTTTCCCGGGCACTGGAAGTTTTTTTCATTTCGGGTAAAACTTTAACGGAACTGACGCAAACGTCAGGAGAGGCTCTGCCGTATCAGGTGCATCAGTTCGCCATCGCCCCGGCGAGCCGTGAACTGCTCCATCAGCGAATTGAGCAGCGTTTTCATCAGATGTTGGCTTCAGGTTTTGAAGCAGAAGTGCGGGCGCTTTTTGCCCGTGGAGATTTGCATACGGACATGCCTTCCATTCGTTGTGTGGGATACCGCCAGATGTGGTCTTACCTTGAAGGCGAGATTTCATATGATGAAATGGTTTATCGAGGAGTTTGCGCCACGAGGCAGTTAGCGAAGCGTCAGATCACCTGGCTGCGTAGCTGGGACGGGGTTCACTGGTTAGACAGCGAATCGCCCGAACAGGCAAGAGATGCGGTATTACAGGTAGTTGGTGCTAACGCAAACTGAATGTGTACAATTACATCGTATCGTGCGCAAAATTTTACGCAGTTTTCAGGGCCTCCGGGTTCTAAGTACAAAACAAGCATATAAGGAAAAGATAGAATGGCTAAGGGGCAATCATTACAAGACCCGTTTTTGAACGCACTGCGTCGTGAACGTGTTCCGGTTTCTATTTATTTGGTGAATGGTATCAAGCTGCAAGGTCAAATTGAGTCTTTCGATCAGTTCGTGATCCTGTTGAAAAACACGGTCAGCCAGATGGTCTATAAGCACGCAATTTCTACTGTTGTCCCGTCTCGTCCGGTTTCTCATCACAGCAACAACACGACCGGCGGCTCCAGTAACTATCATCATGGCAGTAACGCGCAGGGGTCCTCTGCGACGCAACAAGACAGCGACGACGCCGAGTAAGGTTAGTTGTTGTTAATCCATGCCGGGGAGCCAGATTATCTGAGTTCCCCGCTGGTATTTTAAGAGGGTTTACGCTTGTTTGACCGTTATGACGCCGGTGAGCAGGCGGTTCTGGTACACATCTATTTTTCGCAAGACAAAGATATGGAAGATCTCCAGGAGTTTGAATCCCTGGTCTCTTCAGCTGGTGTCGAAGCAATGCAGGTGGTTACCGGTAGCCGTAAAGCACCGCACCCAAAGTATTTTGTTGGTGAAGGTAAGGCAGTTGAAATAGCGGAAGCCGTTAAGGCAACAGGGGCATCGGTCGTACTTTTTGATCATGCGCTGACCCCTGCTCAGGAACGTAATCTTGAACGGTTATGCGAATGTCGTGTTATTGACCGCACCGGCTTGATTTTAGACATTTTTGCCCAACGTGCACGTACCCATGAAGGTAAGTTGCAGGTTGAGCTGGCGCAGCTGCGCCATATGGCTACGCGTCTGGTGCGTGGCTGGACCCACCTTGAGCGACAGAAAGGCGGGATTGGTTTGCGTGGTCCGGGGGAAACCCAGCTCGAGACCGACCGTCGTTTACTGCGCAATCGTATTATGCAGATCCTCTCGCGGCTTGAAAAAGTTGAAAAGCAGCGTGAGCAGGGACGTCGCTCCCGTCAGAAAGCCGATATTCCGACCGTATCCTTAGTGGGATACACCAACGCCGGCAAATCGACGCTGTTTAACCAGATCACCGAGGCCCAGGTTTACGCCGCAGACCAGCTGTTTGCGACCCTGGATCCGACGCTGCGCCGTATCGACGTGGCGGACGTGGGCGAAACCGTGCTTGCGGATACCGTAGGGTTTATCCGCCATTTGCCACATGACCTGGTGGCCGCGTTTAAAGCCACGTTGCAGGAAACCCGTCAGGCCACGCTGCTGTTGCACGTTGTCGACGCAGCGGATGTCCGCTTGCAGGAAAATATCGCCGCGGTGGATACGGTGCTCGAAGAAATCGACGCGCACGAAATCCCCACGCTGATGGTCATGAATAAAATCGATATGCTCGACAGCTTCGAGCCGCGTATCGATCGTGACGATGAAAATAAACCGATTCGGGTCTGGCTTTCAGCCCAGACCGGCGTCGGTGTACCACTGTTATTCCAGGCGTTAACCGAACGGCTTTCCGGAGAAGTCGCGCAGCACACGTTGCGTCTGCCTCCCGAAGAAGGGCGTTTGCGAAGCCGGTTTCACCAGCTTCAGGCGATAGAAAAAGAGTGGATGGAGGAAGACGGCAGCGTGGGTATGCAGATACGCATGCCGATTATTGACTGGCGTCGACTCTGTAAACAAGAACCGGCATTGGTGGACTACGTGGTCTAACCGGCGTATCACCTGAAGACATTTCCCCTCTGGGGATATCACCGCATAACAAATATGGAGCACAAACATGGCGTGGAATCAGCCCGGTAATAACGGACAAGACCGCGACCCGTGGGGGAGCAGCAATAAGCCCGACGGTAACTCTGGGGGAAATAAAGGCGGTCGCGAACAGGGGCCGCCTGATTTAGATGATATTTTCCGTAAGCTGAGCAAAAAGCTTGGCGGTCTGGGCGGCGGTAAAGGTACCGGTTCAGGCGGCGGAAGTTCCGCGCCAGGCCCTCGCAGTCATATGGGAGGACGTGTGGTCGGTATCGTCGCTGCGGCCGCCGTCATTATCTGGGCTGCCAGCGGTTTCTATACCATTAAAGAAGCCGAGCGCGGTGTGGTCACCCGTTTCGGTAAATTCAGCCATCTGGTGGAGCCGGGTCTTAACTGGAAGCCGACGTTTATTGATAACGTGACGGCGGTAAACGTGGAATCCGTGCGTGAACTGGCGGCTTCCGGCGTGATGCTGACGTCCGACGAAAACGTAGTGCGCGTGGAAATGAACGTGCAGTACCGCGTGACCGATCCGCAGCACTATCTGTTTAGCGTGACCAGCGCAGACGACAGCCTGCGTCAGGCCACCGACAGCGCCCTGCGTGGCGTGATCGGCAAATACACCATGGACCGTATCCTCACCGAAGGCCGTACCGTTATTCGTAGCGATACCCAACGTGAACTGGAAGAGACCATTCGTCCGTACAACATGGGTATCACCCTGCTGGACGTCAACTTCCAGGCCGCGCGTCCGCCGGAAGCCGTACAGGCCGCCTTTGATGATGCGATTGCCGCGCGTGAAAACGAACAGCAATCTATCCGTGAAGCGGAAGCTTACGCGAACGAAGTACAGCCTCGTGCCAACGGTCAGGCCCAGCGTATTCTTGAAGAAGCCCGCGCATACCGCACGCAGACCATCCTGGAAGCCCAGGGTGAAGTGGCGCGTTTTGCCAAACTTCTGCCGGAATATAAAGCCGCACCGGAAATTACCCGTGAACGTCTGTATATCGAAAGCATGGAAAAAGTGCTGAGCCACACCCGCAAAGTGCTGGTTAACGATAAAGGCGGCAACCTGATGGTGCTTCCACTGGACCAAATGCTGAAGGGCGGTAACGCCAGCGGAGCAAAAAATGAGACCAGCGGTGCCAACAATCTGTTGCGCCTGCCGCCTGCCTCAAACTCCGGCAGCAATGCCAGCACCGCACCGACTGCCAGCCAGGGTGACATTATGGACCAACGCCGTGCCAACGCGCAGCGTAACGACTCACAGCGTCAGGGGGAATAACGATGCGTAAGTCTATTATTGCGGTAATTATTATCGTGCTGGTCGTGCTCTATACGTCTATTTTCGTGGTGAAAGAAGGCGAGCGCGGCATTACCATGCGTTTCGGTAAAGTCCTCCGTGACGATGAAAACAAACCGCTGGTCTTTGAGCCGGGTCTGCATTTCAAACTGCCGTTTATCGAAGCCGTGAAAATGCTCGACGCCCGTATCCAGACGATGGATAACCAGGCTGACCGCTTTGTGACTAAAGAGAAGAAAGACCTGATTGTCGACTCTTACATCAAGTGGCGCATCAGCGACTTCAGCCGTTACTACCTGGCAACCGGTGGTGGCGATGTCTCTCAGGCGGAAGTGCTGCTGAAACGTAAGTTCTCTGACCGTCTGCGTTCTGAAATCGGCCGTCTTGATGTGAAAGACATCGTGACTGACTCCCGCGGTCGTCTGACGCTGGAAGTGCGCGATGCCCTGAACTCCGGTTCTGCCGGCACCGAGGATGAAGTGGCCACGCCTGCTGCCGATGACGAAATCGCGAAAGCCGCGAAACGCGTTACGGCGGAAACCAACGGTAAAGTGCCGGTGGTGAACCCGAACAGTATGGCGGCCTTAGGTATTGAAGTGGTCGACGTGCGTATCAAGCAGATCAACCTGCCGAACGAAGTGTCGGAAGCGATTTACAACCGTATGCGCGCTGAGCGTGAAGCGGTTGCCCGTCGCCACCGTTCACAGGGCCAGGAAGAAGCCGAGAAGCTGCGCGCGGCCTCCGATTACGAAGTGACTAAAACGCTGGCGGAAGCGGAGCGTGAAGGTCGTATCCTGCGTGGTGAAGGTGATGCCGAAGCGGCTAAACTCTTTGCCGACGCCTTTAGCCAGGATCCTGACTTCTACGCCTTCATCCGTAGCCTGCGTGCTTACGAGAACAGCTTCCAGAGCAACCAGGACGTTATGGTGCTCAGCCCGGACAGCGATTTCTTCCGCTACATGAAGACGCCGGGCAACGCCGTACGCTAACCCCGGTCAGGCTGTTTAATCTGCTAAAAACCACCGTGTTCCTCAGGAGCCGGTGGTTTTCTCATTCAGGGACATTTATAAATGAACACCACCATCTGGCTGGCGCTGGCCCTCGTTCTGGTGCTGGAAGGCCTCGGGCCGATGCTTTATCCTCGTGCATGGCGACGTATGATCGGCGCGCTCATTCAGCTTCCTGATAACATTTTACGGCGTTTTGGCGGCGGTCTAGTGGTTGCTGGCGTCGTTGTCTACTACATGTTGAGGAAAACGATTGGCTGAAGACAAAGCACGCCGGTTTGCCGAAATTAGGCGACAAAAAGTGCTGATTATCAGAAAAAGCGATGGTAGAATCCTTTTTTAAGCAAACGGTGATTTTGAAAAATGGGTAACAACGTCGTCGTACTGGGCACCCAATGGGGTGACGAAGGTAAAGGGAAGATCGTCGATCTCCTGACTGAACGGGCTAAATTTGTTGTACGCTACCAGGGCGGTCACAACGCAGGCCATACTCTCGTAATCAACGGTGAAAAAACCGTTCTCCATCTTATTCCATCAGGTATTCTCCGCGATAACGTCACCAGCATCATTGGTAACGGCGTGGTGCTGTCTCCTGCTGCGTTAATGAAAGAGATGAAAGAACTGGAAGACCGCGGTATCCCGGTTCGCGAGCGTCTGCTGCTGTCTGAAGCCTGCCCGCTGATCCTCGATTATCATGTGGCGCTGGACGTAGCGCGTGAAAAAGCGCGCGGCGCGAAAGCGATCGGCACCACCGGTCGTGGCATCGGTCCGGCCTATGAAGATAAAGTAGCCCGTCGCGGTCTGCGCGTTGGCGACCTGTTCGACAAAGACACCTTCGCTACCAAACTCAAAGAAGTGCTGGAATACCATAACTTCCAGCTGGTTAACTTCTACAAAGTTGACGCTGTTGACTACCAGAAAGTGCTGGACGATGTGATGGCGGTTGCCGACATCCTCACTTCCATGGTGGTGGACGTCTCCGATCTGCTCGACCAGGCGCGTAAACGTGGTGATTTCATCATGTTCGAAGGCGCGCAGGGTACGCTGCTGGATATCGACCACGGTACCTATCCGTACGTTACCTCCTCCAACACCACCGCCGGTGGCGTGGCGACAGGTTCCGGTATTGGTCCGCGCTATGTGGATTACGTGCTTGGCATCATCAAAGCTTACTCCACCCGCGTTGGCGCAGGTCCGTTCCCGACGGAGCTGTTTGACGACATCGGCGAGTTCCTGTGCAAACAGGGTAACGAGTTCGGCGCTACCACCGGCCGTCGCCGTCGTACCGGCTGGCTGGATGCGGTTGCCGTGCGCCGTGCGGTGCAGATCAACTCCCTGTCTGGCTTCTGCCTGACCAAGCTGGACGTGTTGGATGGCCTGAAAGAAGTGAAAATCTGTGTGGCATACCGTATGCCGGATGGCCGCGAAGTGACCACCACGCCGATGGCTGCCGACGACTGGGAAGGCATCGAGCCGATCTACGAAACCATGCCGGGCTGGTCAGAAACCACCTTCGGCGTGAAAGAGCGTAGCGGCCTGCCGCAGGCTGCGCTGAACTACATTCAGCGTATCGAAGAATTAACGGGCGTACCGATCGATATTATCTCTACCGGTCCTGACCGTTCTGAAACCATGATCCTGCGCGATCCGTTCGACGCATAATCACGCCAGGGGCGCCATCACAGCGCCCCTTGTTTTGCCCTTATTACTTCTTCCCATCACCGTTCATTTCTAAATAAATTAGCAGCCTGACAGGTGGCTGGTTTATCATCAATAGTGTCAATACACCACGGGTGTCCCGCGTTTTTTCTTATTTCCTGAGGTTGATGTGCAGTTAACGAGTTTCACCGATTACGGATTGCGAGCCTTAATCTATATGGCGTCGCTGCCGGAAGGACGAATGACCAGTATTTCTGAAGTGACAGAAGTGTACGGTGTGTCCCGTAATCACATGGTCAAAATCATCAACCAGCTGAGCCGGGCAGGCTACGTCACGGCCGTCAGGGGCAAAAACGGCGGGATCCGGCTGGGTAAGCCAGCCCGTGCTATATGTATAGGTGATGTAGTGCGTGAACTGGAGCCGCTGACGCTGGTCAATTGCAGCAGCGCATTTTGTCATATCACGCCCGCCTGCCGCCTGAAAAAGGCCCTTTCCCAGGCCGTGCAGAGCTTTCTTAAGGAGCTGGACAGCTACACGCTGGCAGACCTGGTTGAAGAGAATCAACCGCTTTATAAATTATTGCTGGTGGAATGACAGACTTTTCCGCCAGAGCTGACAACGGAGGAACCGCAATGTCACAAGATCCTTTCCAGGACCGCGAAGCTGAAAAGTACGCCAACCCTATTCCCAGTCGTGAATTCATTCTCGATCACTTATCCAAACGCGAAAAACCCGCTAACCGCGAAGAACTGGCGGTTGAACTCAATATCGAAGGCGAAGAACAGCTTGAAGGGCTGCGTCGTCGCCTGCGCGCCATGGAGCGCGACGGGCAACTGGTCTTCACCCGCCGCCAGTGCTATGCGCTGCCGGAGCGCCTCGACCTGCTGAAAGGCAAGGTAATCGGTCACCGCGACGGCTTCGGCTTCCTGCGCGTGGAAGGCCGTAAAGACGATCTCTATCTCTCTTCTGAACAGATGAAAATGTGCATGCACGGCGATATCGTGCTGGCGCAGCCGCTCGGCGCTGACCGTAAAGGTCGCCGCGAAGCGCGTATTGTGCGCGTGCTGGAGCCGCGTACCGGGCAGATCGTCGGCCGCTACTTCACCGATGCCGGTGTGGGCTTTGTGGTGCCGGATGACAGCCGCCTGAGCTTCGACATCCTTGTGCCGCCGGAAGAAGTCATGGGCGCGCGCATGGGCTTCGTGGTGGTGGTTGAACTCACCCAGCGTCCGACCCGCCGCACCAAAGCCATTGGTAAAATTGTTGAAGTGCTGGGCGATAACATGGGCACCAGCATGGCTGTCGACATGGCGCTGCGCACCCACGAAATCCCTTACGTCTGGCCGAAAGCGGTGGAAGACGAGATCGCCAGCCTCAGCGAACAGGTGCCGGAAGCGGCGAAATCAGGCCGCGTTGACCTGCGTAACCTGCCGCTGGTCACCATCGACGGCGAAGACGCCCGTGACTTCGACGATGCGGTTTACTGCGAGAAAAAACGCGGTGGCGGCTGGCGTCTTTGGGTGGCCATTGCCGACGTCAGCTACTACGTGCGCCCTGGCACCGCGCTGGACGACGAAGCGCACAACCGCGGCACCTCGGTCTACTTCCCGTCGCAGGTGGTGCCTATGCTGCCGGAAGTGCTCTCCAACGGCCTGTGCTCGCTCAACCCGCAGGTTGACCGCCTCTGTATGGTCTGCGAGATGACCATCTCCACCAAAGGGCGCTTAACCGGCTACAAATTCTATGAAGCGGTGATGAGCTCCCACGCGCGTCTGACCTACACCAAGGTCTGGCATATGCTGGAAGGCGATCAGGAGCTGCGTCAGCAGTACGCTCCGCTGGTCAAACACATCGAAGAGCTGCACAACCTCTACAAAACCCTGAACCAGGCGCGCGAAGAGCGTGGCG
Coding sequences within:
- a CDS encoding adenylosuccinate synthase — translated: MGNNVVVLGTQWGDEGKGKIVDLLTERAKFVVRYQGGHNAGHTLVINGEKTVLHLIPSGILRDNVTSIIGNGVVLSPAALMKEMKELEDRGIPVRERLLLSEACPLILDYHVALDVAREKARGAKAIGTTGRGIGPAYEDKVARRGLRVGDLFDKDTFATKLKEVLEYHNFQLVNFYKVDAVDYQKVLDDVMAVADILTSMVVDVSDLLDQARKRGDFIMFEGAQGTLLDIDHGTYPYVTSSNTTAGGVATGSGIGPRYVDYVLGIIKAYSTRVGAGPFPTELFDDIGEFLCKQGNEFGATTGRRRRTGWLDAVAVRRAVQINSLSGFCLTKLDVLDGLKEVKICVAYRMPDGREVTTTPMAADDWEGIEPIYETMPGWSETTFGVKERSGLPQAALNYIQRIEELTGVPIDIISTGPDRSETMILRDPFDA
- the nsrR gene encoding nitric oxide-sensing transcriptional repressor NsrR; amino-acid sequence: MQLTSFTDYGLRALIYMASLPEGRMTSISEVTEVYGVSRNHMVKIINQLSRAGYVTAVRGKNGGIRLGKPARAICIGDVVRELEPLTLVNCSSAFCHITPACRLKKALSQAVQSFLKELDSYTLADLVEENQPLYKLLLVE
- a CDS encoding DUF2065 domain-containing protein, producing the protein MNTTIWLALALVLVLEGLGPMLYPRAWRRMIGALIQLPDNILRRFGGGLVVAGVVVYYMLRKTIG
- the hflC gene encoding protease modulator HflC — protein: MRKSIIAVIIIVLVVLYTSIFVVKEGERGITMRFGKVLRDDENKPLVFEPGLHFKLPFIEAVKMLDARIQTMDNQADRFVTKEKKDLIVDSYIKWRISDFSRYYLATGGGDVSQAEVLLKRKFSDRLRSEIGRLDVKDIVTDSRGRLTLEVRDALNSGSAGTEDEVATPAADDEIAKAAKRVTAETNGKVPVVNPNSMAALGIEVVDVRIKQINLPNEVSEAIYNRMRAEREAVARRHRSQGQEEAEKLRAASDYEVTKTLAEAEREGRILRGEGDAEAAKLFADAFSQDPDFYAFIRSLRAYENSFQSNQDVMVLSPDSDFFRYMKTPGNAVR
- the rnr gene encoding ribonuclease R, with the protein product MSQDPFQDREAEKYANPIPSREFILDHLSKREKPANREELAVELNIEGEEQLEGLRRRLRAMERDGQLVFTRRQCYALPERLDLLKGKVIGHRDGFGFLRVEGRKDDLYLSSEQMKMCMHGDIVLAQPLGADRKGRREARIVRVLEPRTGQIVGRYFTDAGVGFVVPDDSRLSFDILVPPEEVMGARMGFVVVVELTQRPTRRTKAIGKIVEVLGDNMGTSMAVDMALRTHEIPYVWPKAVEDEIASLSEQVPEAAKSGRVDLRNLPLVTIDGEDARDFDDAVYCEKKRGGGWRLWVAIADVSYYVRPGTALDDEAHNRGTSVYFPSQVVPMLPEVLSNGLCSLNPQVDRLCMVCEMTISTKGRLTGYKFYEAVMSSHARLTYTKVWHMLEGDQELRQQYAPLVKHIEELHNLYKTLNQAREERGGISFESEEAKFIFNAERRIERIELTERNDAHKLIEECMILANISAARFVEKAKEPALFRIHDRPTNEAITSFRSVLAELGLELPGGSKPEPGDYAALLESIADRPDHEMLQTMLLRSMKQAIYDPENRGHFGLALQQYAHFTSPIRRYPDLSLHRAIKYLLAKEQGHEGDSTETGGWHYSVEAMLQLGQHCSMAERRADEATRDVADWLKCDFMQDQVGNTFSGVIASVTGFGFFVRLNELFIDGLVHVSSLDNDYYRFDQVGQRLIGESGGQTYRLGDRVEVRVEAVSMDERKIDFTLISSERAPRNVGKTEREKAKKGAPGRNVSRRRQVGKKVNFEPDSAFRGEKGKSKAKAKNPDSAQPKAKKEKKPKAPSAKTQKIAAATKAKRAAKKKVAE